The following are from one region of the Oncorhynchus nerka isolate Pitt River unplaced genomic scaffold, Oner_Uvic_2.0 unplaced_scaffold_12___fragment_4___debris, whole genome shotgun sequence genome:
- the lamb4 gene encoding laminin subunit beta-4 isoform X1, with product MVSLFLLVLLVPGALLQEDCDVNSCHPQLGDLMVGRAAQLSASSTCGRNGPQNYCILGYLEDEQKCFKCDSRQPYNLYNNQNSHQIENVITTFGPERKMKWWQSENGVHQVSIRLDLETLFQFSHLVLTFKSFRPAAMLVERSKDYGYSWKVFRYFAEDCASHFPGVSQGPADSTDDVVCDSRYSASEPSTDGEVVLKALDPSFDIENPYAPHIQEQITLTNLRVNFTHLFTLGDTLLGRKKRNPQEKYYYALYEMVVRGSCFCNGHASMCMPVDGTRGDVLNEPGVIHGRCVCQHNTVGTNCERCQDFYNDVPWRPAGQSDPHVCRRCNCHGHSETCHFDIDQYQASGGVSGGVCDGCRHDRMGPQCERCRPYLYQDPQLSMEDPRGCISCDCDLTGSLDNGLCDPVSGRCVCKENVAGDRCDRCKFGFYGFSQEDPTGCQRCRCNSLGSVLTPYPCDQVTGQCVCQRLAMGPLCDQCLPGYWGLGNTVHTCSACDCDHGGAYSSTCSSLDGQCQCLPNMVGRSCGDPAPGHFLAALDYYLYEAENAAPLEGKSSSPLLKPTDMPVCEEYYRQQGYDIKYQNGRLVLTRRSKRQARRRRQGQRSIPLDPGSALQIVPRERTPDVPITWTGPGFVRVLDGAGLRFTVDNLPASIDYHLVIRYEPESPDDWMASVSIVPLLAGDGGCPTSPKGEKTLTIPGAARVAILDTPVCLNAGRRYYVDITFRKQPNSNPQSSSHTLVDSMGLIPKMESVQDFCSQSELDSFRRFRCFELAAEQETLPDMCYGLIGSLSARIHNGAMLCRCNIQGSHGPYCSKFGGLCECKANVVGRCCDSCAPLNFGFGPNGCAPCECDRRGAVAELCDQVRGQCPCRMEVGGRRCDRCLSGYYGFPLCRPCKCNGLAELCDQDTGACLDCREHSTGYNCESCVEGYFGDPVSREPCKPCLCPDTQSSGRFFASTCNKDPESGSLTCDCLAGHTGLRCDACSAGFYGDLTAPGGGGCEECLCNNNIDPADSDACDSVTGECLRCLHNTQGPRCQSCKPGYYGDALAQDCKECSCDRQGTDVTQCPLGSPCFCDPLTGQCPCRAGAVGTLCDECATGFWNIQGESGCQPCKCDPANSFNNHCDKVTGHCQCRTEFGGRQCDECGENHFGNPDLQCVSCDCNMEGTDRPACNPLTGECLCRIGVMGIFCDECAPGYDQVFPACLPCHPCAVLWADNVTDVQRAAQRMRTFIPPHGEQLEPGHSRQLQRMLEMHSKLDYLGNLTGRSLPRVKDVEKLCVIISKLKDSIDPNAIIVDSSSLLNTEIDNIHHEFKMLLDNLRNKISEAPTLDLKEMQEALEKIRKQHADFMADEKKVKEAERALENSMDTRQEIKDHLSSCSILGDMEGLEKKVKALSVAKLNKNICGGPGDEECSKSECGGALCRDFLGQRECGGPTCKGSFPVSHNATKTAEQVENDLIDLLQKLKDSKIKINEAKQMTQGTHEQAKELQKKITDSKEKFKREKNDTKDLINRVKDYLTDEMVAPEDIENLVKVVLAIQLPGSPDDIRSMIQNIRGVLTNFIDFKEDLKKLKDQAKTAQDLLEKAQAIRDRTRGIDVTDLKKTMTDTENTQDKVEKDLEKAKESNGVADKMIKEIEKKLNNIETNLNSTRTPEMLEEIEVLKSKTEMNREQVEQAKADADAAIGATTDAEKGLDKVTALFDRLKTGNTNQTNNEAANERLKNITVEAEKVAKDVQEKIQQIDDLEKKIQDFIRNKEDKAKEVAMLLEMVEALQKEIAARVDGYINCTS from the exons ATGGTTTCTCTGTTCCTGCTCGTGT TGCTGGTACCCGGGGCCCTCCTCCAGGAAGACTGTGATGTCAACTCTTGCCACCCCCAGCTGGGGGACCTGATGGTGGGCCGCGCTGCCCAGCTCTCCGCCTCCTCCACCTGTGGACGGAACGGGCCCCAGAACTACTGCATCCTCGGATACCTGGAG GATGAGCAGAAGTGTTTCAAATGTGACTCCAGGCAGCCCTACAACCTCTACAACAACCAAAACAGCCACCAGATTGAGAACGTCATCACCACCTTTGGCCCTGAGCGCAAGATGAAGTGGTGGCAGTCTGAGAATG GGGTTCATCAAGTCAGTATCCGGCTGGATCTGGAGACTCTGTTCCAGTTCAGCCATCTTGTCCTCACTTTCAAG AGTTTCCGTCCTGCCGCCATGCTGGTGGAGAGGTCCAAAGACTACGGGTACAGTTGGAAGGTGTTCCGTTACTTTGCTGAGGACTGTGCCTCCCACTTCCCTGGGGTCTCACAGGGGCCGGCTGACAGCACCGATGACGTCGTCTGTGACAGCAGATACTCCGCTTCAGAGCCATCTACTGACGGAGAG GTGGTGTTGAAGGCTCTAGATCCAAGCTTTGACATAGAGAACCCATATGCTCCCCATATTCAAG AGCAGATCACCTTGACCAACCTGCGGGTCAACTTCACCCATCTGTTCACCCTGGGTGACACCCTACTGGGGCGGAAGAAGAGGAACCCTCAGGAGAAGTACTACTATGCCCTGTACGAAATGGTGGTGCGCGGCAGCTGCTTCTGTAATGGCCATGCCAGCATGTGTATGCCCGTGGATGGCACCCGGGGTGACGTCTTAAATGAGCCTGGCGTG ATTCACGGGCGCTGTGTATGCCAACACAACACTGTGGGCACAAACTGTGAGAGATGCCAGGACTTTTACAACGATGTCCCCTGGAGGCCGGCCGGCCAATCTGACCCACATGTCTGCAGAA GGTGTAACTGTCACGGTCATTCGGAGACGTGTCACTTCGACATAGACCAGTACCAGGCCAGTGGGGGGGTCAGCGGGGGGGTGTGTGACGGTTGCCGACACGACCGCATGGGTCCCCAGTGTGAACGCTGCCGACCCTATCTCTATCAGGACCCCCAGCTCTCCATGGAAGACCCTCGGGGCTGTATCT CATGTGACTGTGACCTGACGGGGTCCCTGGATAACGGCCTGTGTGACCCCGTGTCGGGCCGCTGCGTGTGTAAGGAGAACGTGGCGGGGGACAGGTGTGATCGCTGTAAATTTGGCTTCTACGGGTTCAGCCAGGAGGACCCCACTGGCTGCCAGA GATGCAGGTGTAACTCCCTGGGTAGTGTCCTGACCCCCTACCCATGTGACCAGGTGACAGGCCAGTGTGTATGTCAACGCCTCGCCATGGGACCCCTGTGTGACCAATGTCTG ccaggtTACTGGGGTCTGGGGAACACTGTACACACCTGCTCAGCTTGTGACTGTGACCATGGAGGAGCCTACAGCAGCAC GTGCTCTTCATTGGACGGCCAGTGTCAGTGCCTGCCAAACATGGTGGGCCGGAGCTGTGGTGATCCTGCCCCGGGACATTTCCTGGCTGCTCTAGACTACTACCTGTACGAGGCAGAGAACGCTGCCCCACTGGAGGGAAAAAGCTCCTCCCCTCTG TTGAAACCCACCGACATGCCTGTGTGTGAGGAATACTACAGACAGCAGGGCTATGACATCAAATATCAAAATGGCCGCTTGGTCCTGACCAGGAGAAGCAAAAGACAAGCCAGGAGGAGAAGACAGGGACAG AGGTCCATTCCCCTGGACCCAGGCTCAGCCCTCCAGATTGTGCCCCGGGAGAGGACACCAGATGTACCAATCACTTGGACTGGCCCAGGATTCGTGCGGGTCCTGGATGGTGCTGGGCTTAGGTTCACTGTGGATAACCTCCCAGCGTCCATCGACTACCATCTAGTCATCCGCTATGAACCAGAG TCGCCAGATGACTGGATGGCCTCTGTGAGCATTGTTCCATTATTGGCTGGTGACGGAGGTTGTCCCACTAGCCCGAAAGGGGAGAAAACCCTCACCATACCTGGGGCTGCCAG GGTTGCCATTTTGGATACGCCTGTGTGTCTGAACGCGGGAAGAAGATATTATGTGGACATCACTTTTAGGAAGCAGCCCAACTCTAACCCTCAGTCCAGCTCACATACCCTCGTCGACTCA ATGGGTCTGATCCCTAAGATGGAGTCTGTGCAGGACTTCTGTTCACAGAGTGAGCTGGACTCGTTCAGAAGATTCCGCTGTTTTGAGTTGGCTGCTGAGCAGGAGACCCTGCCTGATATGTGTTATGGCCTCATTGGAAGCCTGTCGGCTCGCATACACAACGGTGCCATGC TTTGCAGGTGTAACATCCAGGGTTCTCATGGCCCCTACTGCAGTAAATTCGGAGGGCTCTGTGAGTGCAAGGCCAACGTGGTTGGCCGCTGCTGTGACTCCTGCGCCCCCCTGAACTTCGGCTTCGGCCCCAACGGCTGTGCAC ccTGTGAGTGTGACCGTCGCGGTGCAGTGGCGGAGCTGTGTGaccaggtcagaggtcagtgtCCGTGTCGTATGGAGGTGGGCGGGCGACGCTGTGATCGTTGCCTGTCTGGGTACTACGGCTTCCCACTGTGTCGGCCCTGTAAGTGCAACGGCCTGGCTGAACTGTGTGACCAGGACACTGGAGCCTGCCTGGACTGCAGGGAGCACTCCACCGGATACAATTGTGAGAG CTGTGTGGAGGGTTACTTTGGTGACCCAGTCTCCAGGGAGCCCTGTAAGCCTTGTCTGTGTCCTGACACTCAGTCCAGTGGACGGTTCTTTGCCAGCACCTGCAACAAGGACCCAGAGTCTGGTAGCCTAACTTGTGACTGCCTGGCTGGACAcacag GTCTCCGCTGTGATGCCTGCTCCGCTGGTTTCTACGGCGACCTGACCGCGCCGGGCGGCGGCGGCTGCGAAGAGTGTCTCTGTAACAACAACATCGACCCTGCTGACAGTGACGCGTGTGACAGTGTGACGGGCGAGTGTTTGCGTTGCCTCCACAACACCCAGGGACCCCGCTGTCAGAGCTGTAAGCCTGGCTACTATGGAGACGCACTGGCCCAGGACTGCAAAG AGTGCTCCTGTGACCGGCAGGGAACGGATGTGACCCAGTGCCCTCTGGGCAGCCCGTGTTTCTGTGACCCGCTGACGGGTCAGTGCCCGTGTCGGGCGGGCGCGGTGGGCACGCTGTGTGACGAGTGTGCCACCGGCTTCTGGAACATTCAGGGAGAGTCCGGGTGCCAACCGTGCAAATGTGACCCTGCTAACTCCTTCAATAACCACTGTGACAAG GTGACTGGTCATTGCCAGTGTCGTACTGAGTTTGGAGGAAGACAGTGTGATGAGTGTGGGGAAAATCACTTTGGGAACCCTGACCTGCAGTGTGTTT CCTGCGATTGTAACATGGAGGGTACCGACCGCCCCGCCTGCAACCCATTGACGGGTGAGTGTCTGTGCCGCATTGGTGTGATGGGCATCTTCTGTGATGAGTGTGCCCCTGGGTATGACCAAGTCTTCCCCGCCTGCCTCCCGTGCCACCCCTGTGCCGTCCTGTGGGCGGACAACGTCACCGACGTCCAACGTGCCGCCCAGAGGATGCGCACCTTCATCCCTCCCCACGGCGAACAGCTGGAGCCTGGACACAGTCGTCAGTTGCAACGAATGCTAGAGATGCACTCCAAGCTGGACTATCTGGGGAACCTGACAGGGAGATCGCTACCTCGGGTGAAAGACGTGGAGAAGCTGTGTGTCATAATCTC GAAGCTCAAAGACTCCATAGACCCCAACGCCATCATCGTGGACTCATCATCTCTTCTGAACACTGAGATCGACAACATCCACCACGAGTTCAAGATGCTGTTGGATAACTTAAGGAACAAAATCAGCGAGGCTCCAACACTAGATCTAAAAGAAATGCAGG AGGCCCTGGAGAAGATCCGGAAGCAGCATGCAGACTTCATGGCTGATGAGAAGAAGGTGAAGGAGGCCGAGAGGGCCCTGGAGAACTCCATGGACACACGTCAGGAAATCAAAGACCATCTGTCCAGCTGCAGCATCTTGGGAGACATGGAGGGGCTGGAGAAGAAGGTCAAGGCTCTGAGTGTGGCCAAACTCAACAAAAAC ATCTGTGGAGGCCCAGGCGATGAGGAATGCTCCAAATCAGAGTGTGGGGGTGCGCTGTGTCGAGACTTCCTGGGACAGAGAGAATGTGGGGGTCCTACGTGCAAGGGCAGCTTCCCTGTGAGCCACAATGCCACAAAAACAGCTGAGCAAGTAGAGAATGATCTTATCGACCTGCTCCAAAAACTAAAGGACTCCAAGATCAAG ATCAATGAGGCCAAACAGATGACCCAAGGCACTCATGAGCAGGCAAAGGAGCTACAGAAGAAGATCACTGACAGCAAGGAGAAGTTTAAGAGGGAGAAGAATGACACCAAGGACCTCATCAATAGGGTCAAagactacctcacag ATGAGATGGTGGCGCCAGAGGACATAGAGAATTTGGTCAAGGTTGTTCTGGCCATCCAGCTGCCGGGCTCTCCGGATGACATCCGCTCCATGATCCAGAACATCCGGGGCGTGCTGACCAACTTCATTGATTTCAAGGAGGATCTGAAAAAACTGAAGGACCAAGCCAAGACAGCCCAGGACCTGCTGGAGAAAGCTCAGGCTATCAG GGACAGAACCAGGGGAATTGATGTTACGGATCTCAAGAAAACCATGACGGACACTGAGAATACACAGGACAAGGTCGAGAAAGACCTGGAGAAGGCTAAGGAAAGCAATGGCGTGGCGGACAAGATGATTAAAGAG ATTGAGAAGAAACTGAACAACATAGAGACTAACTTGAACTCTACTAGAACTCCAGAGATGCTGGAGGAGATTGAGGTTCTGAAGAGCAAGACCGAGATGAACAGAGAGCAGGTGGAGCAGGCCAAAGCTGATGCAGATGCAGCCATAGGTGCCACTACTGACGCAGAGAAG GGGCTTGACAAGGTGACTGCGCTGTTTGATAGGCTAAAGACGGGAAACACAAACCAGACCAATAATGAAGCGGCCAACGAACGCCTGAAGAACATTACTGTGGAGGCAGAGAAAGTTGCAAAAGACGTCCAAGAAAAAATTCAACAAATTGACG ACTTGGAGAAAAAGATCCAAGACTTCATCAGAAACAAAGAGGACAAGGCCAAGGAGGTTGCCATGTTGCTGGAGATGGTAGAAGCCCTCCAAAAGGAGATTGCTGCGCGTGTGGATGGTTACATTAACTGTACCTCCTAA
- the lamb4 gene encoding laminin subunit beta-4 isoform X2 produces the protein MVSLFLLVLLVPGALLQEDCDVNSCHPQLGDLMVGRAAQLSASSTCGRNGPQNYCILGYLEDEQKCFKCDSRQPYNLYNNQNSHQIENVITTFGPERKMKWWQSENGVHQVSIRLDLETLFQFSHLVLTFKSFRPAAMLVERSKDYGYSWKVFRYFAEDCASHFPGVSQGPADSTDDVVCDSRYSASEPSTDGEVVLKALDPSFDIENPYAPHIQEQITLTNLRVNFTHLFTLGDTLLGRKKRNPQEKYYYALYEMVVRGSCFCNGHASMCMPVDGTRGDVLNEPGVIHGRCVCQHNTVGTNCERCQDFYNDVPWRPAGQSDPHVCRRCNCHGHSETCHFDIDQYQASGGVSGGVCDGCRHDRMGPQCERCRPYLYQDPQLSMEDPRGCISCDCDLTGSLDNGLCDPVSGRCVCKENVAGDRCDRCKFGFYGFSQEDPTGCQRCRCNSLGSVLTPYPCDQVTGQCVCQRLAMGPLCDQCLPGYWGLGNTVHTCSACDCDHGGAYSSTCSSLDGQCQCLPNMVGRSCGDPAPGHFLAALDYYLYEAENAAPLEGKSSSPLLKPTDMPVCEEYYRQQGYDIKYQNGRLVLTRRSKRQARRRRQGQRSIPLDPGSALQIVPRERTPDVPITWTGPGFVRVLDGAGLRFTVDNLPASIDYHLVIRYEPESPDDWMASVSIVPLLAGDGGCPTSPKGEKTLTIPGAARVAILDTPVCLNAGRRYYVDITFRKQPNSNPQSSSHTLVDSMGLIPKMESVQDFCSQSELDSFRRFRCFELAAEQETLPDMCYGLIGSLSARIHNGAMLCRCNIQGSHGPYCSKFGGLCECKANVVGRCCDSCAPLNFGFGPNGCAPCECDRRGAVAELCDQVRGQCPCRMEVGGRRCDRCLSGYYGFPLCRPCKCNGLAELCDQDTGACLDCREHSTGYNCESCVEGYFGDPVSREPCKPCLCPDTQSSGRFFASTCNKDPESGSLTCDCLAGHTGLRCDACSAGFYGDLTAPGGGGCEECLCNNNIDPADSDACDSVTGECLRCLHNTQGPRCQSCKPGYYGDALAQDCKECSCDRQGTDVTQCPLGSPCFCDPLTGQCPCRAGAVGTLCDECATGFWNIQGESGCQPCKCDPANSFNNHCDKVTGHCQCRTEFGGRQCDECGENHFGNPDLQCVSCDCNMEGTDRPACNPLTGECLCRIGVMGIFCDECAPGYDQVFPACLPCHPCAVLWADNVTDVQRAAQRMRTFIPPHGEQLEPGHSRQLQRMLEMHSKLDYLGNLTGRSLPRVKDVEKLCVIISKLKDSIDPNAIIVDSSSLLNTEIDNIHHEFKMLLDNLRNKISEAPTLDLKEMQEALEKIRKQHADFMADEKKVKEAERALENSMDTRQEIKDHLSSCSILGDMEGLEKKVKALSVAKLNKNICGGPGDEECSKSECGGALCRDFLGQRECGGPTCKGSFPVSHNATKTAEQVENDLIDLLQKLKDSKIKINEAKQMTQGTHEQAKELQKKITDSKEKFKREKNDTKDLINRVKDYLTDEMVAPEDIENLVKVVLAIQLPGSPDDIRSMIQNIRGVLTNFIDFKEDLKKLKDQAKTAQDLLEKAQAIRDRTRGIDVTDLKKTMTDTENTQDKVEKDLEKAKESNGVADKMIKEIEKKLNNIETNLNSTRTPEMLEEIEVLKSKTEMNREQVEQAKADADAAIGATTDAEKAKDGKHKPDQ, from the exons ATGGTTTCTCTGTTCCTGCTCGTGT TGCTGGTACCCGGGGCCCTCCTCCAGGAAGACTGTGATGTCAACTCTTGCCACCCCCAGCTGGGGGACCTGATGGTGGGCCGCGCTGCCCAGCTCTCCGCCTCCTCCACCTGTGGACGGAACGGGCCCCAGAACTACTGCATCCTCGGATACCTGGAG GATGAGCAGAAGTGTTTCAAATGTGACTCCAGGCAGCCCTACAACCTCTACAACAACCAAAACAGCCACCAGATTGAGAACGTCATCACCACCTTTGGCCCTGAGCGCAAGATGAAGTGGTGGCAGTCTGAGAATG GGGTTCATCAAGTCAGTATCCGGCTGGATCTGGAGACTCTGTTCCAGTTCAGCCATCTTGTCCTCACTTTCAAG AGTTTCCGTCCTGCCGCCATGCTGGTGGAGAGGTCCAAAGACTACGGGTACAGTTGGAAGGTGTTCCGTTACTTTGCTGAGGACTGTGCCTCCCACTTCCCTGGGGTCTCACAGGGGCCGGCTGACAGCACCGATGACGTCGTCTGTGACAGCAGATACTCCGCTTCAGAGCCATCTACTGACGGAGAG GTGGTGTTGAAGGCTCTAGATCCAAGCTTTGACATAGAGAACCCATATGCTCCCCATATTCAAG AGCAGATCACCTTGACCAACCTGCGGGTCAACTTCACCCATCTGTTCACCCTGGGTGACACCCTACTGGGGCGGAAGAAGAGGAACCCTCAGGAGAAGTACTACTATGCCCTGTACGAAATGGTGGTGCGCGGCAGCTGCTTCTGTAATGGCCATGCCAGCATGTGTATGCCCGTGGATGGCACCCGGGGTGACGTCTTAAATGAGCCTGGCGTG ATTCACGGGCGCTGTGTATGCCAACACAACACTGTGGGCACAAACTGTGAGAGATGCCAGGACTTTTACAACGATGTCCCCTGGAGGCCGGCCGGCCAATCTGACCCACATGTCTGCAGAA GGTGTAACTGTCACGGTCATTCGGAGACGTGTCACTTCGACATAGACCAGTACCAGGCCAGTGGGGGGGTCAGCGGGGGGGTGTGTGACGGTTGCCGACACGACCGCATGGGTCCCCAGTGTGAACGCTGCCGACCCTATCTCTATCAGGACCCCCAGCTCTCCATGGAAGACCCTCGGGGCTGTATCT CATGTGACTGTGACCTGACGGGGTCCCTGGATAACGGCCTGTGTGACCCCGTGTCGGGCCGCTGCGTGTGTAAGGAGAACGTGGCGGGGGACAGGTGTGATCGCTGTAAATTTGGCTTCTACGGGTTCAGCCAGGAGGACCCCACTGGCTGCCAGA GATGCAGGTGTAACTCCCTGGGTAGTGTCCTGACCCCCTACCCATGTGACCAGGTGACAGGCCAGTGTGTATGTCAACGCCTCGCCATGGGACCCCTGTGTGACCAATGTCTG ccaggtTACTGGGGTCTGGGGAACACTGTACACACCTGCTCAGCTTGTGACTGTGACCATGGAGGAGCCTACAGCAGCAC GTGCTCTTCATTGGACGGCCAGTGTCAGTGCCTGCCAAACATGGTGGGCCGGAGCTGTGGTGATCCTGCCCCGGGACATTTCCTGGCTGCTCTAGACTACTACCTGTACGAGGCAGAGAACGCTGCCCCACTGGAGGGAAAAAGCTCCTCCCCTCTG TTGAAACCCACCGACATGCCTGTGTGTGAGGAATACTACAGACAGCAGGGCTATGACATCAAATATCAAAATGGCCGCTTGGTCCTGACCAGGAGAAGCAAAAGACAAGCCAGGAGGAGAAGACAGGGACAG AGGTCCATTCCCCTGGACCCAGGCTCAGCCCTCCAGATTGTGCCCCGGGAGAGGACACCAGATGTACCAATCACTTGGACTGGCCCAGGATTCGTGCGGGTCCTGGATGGTGCTGGGCTTAGGTTCACTGTGGATAACCTCCCAGCGTCCATCGACTACCATCTAGTCATCCGCTATGAACCAGAG TCGCCAGATGACTGGATGGCCTCTGTGAGCATTGTTCCATTATTGGCTGGTGACGGAGGTTGTCCCACTAGCCCGAAAGGGGAGAAAACCCTCACCATACCTGGGGCTGCCAG GGTTGCCATTTTGGATACGCCTGTGTGTCTGAACGCGGGAAGAAGATATTATGTGGACATCACTTTTAGGAAGCAGCCCAACTCTAACCCTCAGTCCAGCTCACATACCCTCGTCGACTCA ATGGGTCTGATCCCTAAGATGGAGTCTGTGCAGGACTTCTGTTCACAGAGTGAGCTGGACTCGTTCAGAAGATTCCGCTGTTTTGAGTTGGCTGCTGAGCAGGAGACCCTGCCTGATATGTGTTATGGCCTCATTGGAAGCCTGTCGGCTCGCATACACAACGGTGCCATGC TTTGCAGGTGTAACATCCAGGGTTCTCATGGCCCCTACTGCAGTAAATTCGGAGGGCTCTGTGAGTGCAAGGCCAACGTGGTTGGCCGCTGCTGTGACTCCTGCGCCCCCCTGAACTTCGGCTTCGGCCCCAACGGCTGTGCAC ccTGTGAGTGTGACCGTCGCGGTGCAGTGGCGGAGCTGTGTGaccaggtcagaggtcagtgtCCGTGTCGTATGGAGGTGGGCGGGCGACGCTGTGATCGTTGCCTGTCTGGGTACTACGGCTTCCCACTGTGTCGGCCCTGTAAGTGCAACGGCCTGGCTGAACTGTGTGACCAGGACACTGGAGCCTGCCTGGACTGCAGGGAGCACTCCACCGGATACAATTGTGAGAG CTGTGTGGAGGGTTACTTTGGTGACCCAGTCTCCAGGGAGCCCTGTAAGCCTTGTCTGTGTCCTGACACTCAGTCCAGTGGACGGTTCTTTGCCAGCACCTGCAACAAGGACCCAGAGTCTGGTAGCCTAACTTGTGACTGCCTGGCTGGACAcacag GTCTCCGCTGTGATGCCTGCTCCGCTGGTTTCTACGGCGACCTGACCGCGCCGGGCGGCGGCGGCTGCGAAGAGTGTCTCTGTAACAACAACATCGACCCTGCTGACAGTGACGCGTGTGACAGTGTGACGGGCGAGTGTTTGCGTTGCCTCCACAACACCCAGGGACCCCGCTGTCAGAGCTGTAAGCCTGGCTACTATGGAGACGCACTGGCCCAGGACTGCAAAG AGTGCTCCTGTGACCGGCAGGGAACGGATGTGACCCAGTGCCCTCTGGGCAGCCCGTGTTTCTGTGACCCGCTGACGGGTCAGTGCCCGTGTCGGGCGGGCGCGGTGGGCACGCTGTGTGACGAGTGTGCCACCGGCTTCTGGAACATTCAGGGAGAGTCCGGGTGCCAACCGTGCAAATGTGACCCTGCTAACTCCTTCAATAACCACTGTGACAAG GTGACTGGTCATTGCCAGTGTCGTACTGAGTTTGGAGGAAGACAGTGTGATGAGTGTGGGGAAAATCACTTTGGGAACCCTGACCTGCAGTGTGTTT CCTGCGATTGTAACATGGAGGGTACCGACCGCCCCGCCTGCAACCCATTGACGGGTGAGTGTCTGTGCCGCATTGGTGTGATGGGCATCTTCTGTGATGAGTGTGCCCCTGGGTATGACCAAGTCTTCCCCGCCTGCCTCCCGTGCCACCCCTGTGCCGTCCTGTGGGCGGACAACGTCACCGACGTCCAACGTGCCGCCCAGAGGATGCGCACCTTCATCCCTCCCCACGGCGAACAGCTGGAGCCTGGACACAGTCGTCAGTTGCAACGAATGCTAGAGATGCACTCCAAGCTGGACTATCTGGGGAACCTGACAGGGAGATCGCTACCTCGGGTGAAAGACGTGGAGAAGCTGTGTGTCATAATCTC GAAGCTCAAAGACTCCATAGACCCCAACGCCATCATCGTGGACTCATCATCTCTTCTGAACACTGAGATCGACAACATCCACCACGAGTTCAAGATGCTGTTGGATAACTTAAGGAACAAAATCAGCGAGGCTCCAACACTAGATCTAAAAGAAATGCAGG AGGCCCTGGAGAAGATCCGGAAGCAGCATGCAGACTTCATGGCTGATGAGAAGAAGGTGAAGGAGGCCGAGAGGGCCCTGGAGAACTCCATGGACACACGTCAGGAAATCAAAGACCATCTGTCCAGCTGCAGCATCTTGGGAGACATGGAGGGGCTGGAGAAGAAGGTCAAGGCTCTGAGTGTGGCCAAACTCAACAAAAAC ATCTGTGGAGGCCCAGGCGATGAGGAATGCTCCAAATCAGAGTGTGGGGGTGCGCTGTGTCGAGACTTCCTGGGACAGAGAGAATGTGGGGGTCCTACGTGCAAGGGCAGCTTCCCTGTGAGCCACAATGCCACAAAAACAGCTGAGCAAGTAGAGAATGATCTTATCGACCTGCTCCAAAAACTAAAGGACTCCAAGATCAAG ATCAATGAGGCCAAACAGATGACCCAAGGCACTCATGAGCAGGCAAAGGAGCTACAGAAGAAGATCACTGACAGCAAGGAGAAGTTTAAGAGGGAGAAGAATGACACCAAGGACCTCATCAATAGGGTCAAagactacctcacag ATGAGATGGTGGCGCCAGAGGACATAGAGAATTTGGTCAAGGTTGTTCTGGCCATCCAGCTGCCGGGCTCTCCGGATGACATCCGCTCCATGATCCAGAACATCCGGGGCGTGCTGACCAACTTCATTGATTTCAAGGAGGATCTGAAAAAACTGAAGGACCAAGCCAAGACAGCCCAGGACCTGCTGGAGAAAGCTCAGGCTATCAG GGACAGAACCAGGGGAATTGATGTTACGGATCTCAAGAAAACCATGACGGACACTGAGAATACACAGGACAAGGTCGAGAAAGACCTGGAGAAGGCTAAGGAAAGCAATGGCGTGGCGGACAAGATGATTAAAGAG ATTGAGAAGAAACTGAACAACATAGAGACTAACTTGAACTCTACTAGAACTCCAGAGATGCTGGAGGAGATTGAGGTTCTGAAGAGCAAGACCGAGATGAACAGAGAGCAGGTGGAGCAGGCCAAAGCTGATGCAGATGCAGCCATAGGTGCCACTACTGACGCAGAGAAG GCTAAAGACGGGAAACACAAACCAGACCAATAA